A genomic region of Methanothermobacter thermautotrophicus str. Delta H contains the following coding sequences:
- a CDS encoding FprA family A-type flavoprotein produces the protein MKADAVKIADGVYWVGVMDWDIRSYHGYTLGGTTYNTYLIFGDERVALVDNTYPGTSSQMFGRITDAFEREGRDEKIDLIIQNHIERDHSGSITEVLKRYGSEIICTAKAAEGLRQHYSIPQDTPMQTVKTGDSTDLGGKTLTFLEAPMLHWPDSMFTLLEEEGILFSNDAFGQHLCISKRFDKDVPEAVLMDAAMKFYANLLTPLSPLVLRKFSEVKELGLLEKIGMIAPSHGQIWTEPLKIIAAYTDWATGKCRDKATIIYDTMHYSTRMLAHAMAEGLMAADVDVSMHFLHEDERSEIVKNILESKAVFIGSPTMFNGPFPSLGDLIYYLKGLTFDRTGFKRLAVVFGSKGWGGGAVRTLQEELSGAGFEVAETFEVNYVPTSGDLDECYSIGKSVGERIKKM, from the coding sequence ATGAAGGCTGATGCAGTAAAAATTGCGGATGGTGTCTACTGGGTTGGTGTGATGGACTGGGACATAAGGAGCTACCATGGTTACACCCTTGGAGGCACAACCTACAATACCTACCTCATATTTGGGGATGAACGGGTGGCCCTTGTTGACAACACTTACCCCGGAACCTCTTCACAGATGTTTGGAAGGATAACCGACGCCTTTGAAAGGGAAGGAAGGGATGAAAAGATTGACCTCATAATACAGAACCACATTGAAAGGGATCACAGCGGTTCCATCACCGAGGTCCTCAAAAGGTACGGTTCAGAGATAATCTGCACCGCAAAGGCAGCTGAGGGCCTCAGGCAGCACTATTCCATACCCCAGGATACCCCGATGCAGACCGTTAAAACAGGGGACAGCACTGACCTCGGGGGAAAGACCCTCACATTCCTTGAGGCCCCAATGCTCCACTGGCCAGACAGCATGTTCACCCTCCTCGAGGAGGAAGGTATTCTCTTCTCAAATGATGCCTTCGGACAGCACCTCTGCATCAGCAAACGCTTTGATAAGGACGTCCCTGAAGCTGTACTGATGGATGCTGCCATGAAATTCTATGCAAACCTTTTAACACCACTCTCCCCCCTTGTACTCAGGAAGTTCAGTGAGGTTAAGGAACTGGGCCTCCTTGAGAAGATAGGGATGATAGCGCCCTCCCACGGCCAGATATGGACCGAGCCCCTGAAGATAATAGCTGCATACACTGACTGGGCCACCGGGAAGTGCAGGGACAAGGCCACCATAATCTATGACACCATGCACTACTCCACCAGGATGCTGGCACATGCCATGGCCGAGGGTCTCATGGCAGCGGACGTGGATGTGTCGATGCACTTCCTTCATGAGGATGAGAGGAGTGAGATTGTGAAGAATATCCTTGAGAGCAAGGCAGTATTCATAGGAAGCCCAACAATGTTCAACGGACCATTCCCAAGCCTCGGTGACCTTATATATTATCTCAAAGGACTTACGTTCGATCGCACAGGCTTTAAAAGGCTTGCAGTTGTATTCGGATCAAAGGGATGGGGTGGCGGTGCAGTGAGAACCCTTCAGGAGGAGCTCTCAGGTGCAGGATTCGAGGTTGCTGAAACCTTTGAGGTTAACTATGTCCCCACCTCCGGAGACCTGGATGAATGCTACAGCATCGGGAAGAGCGTCGGTGAAAGGATAAAGAAAATGTAG